A genomic stretch from Eubacterium sulci ATCC 35585 includes:
- a CDS encoding ankyrin, whose amino-acid sequence MAKKKRVSLPDNFEEVLKTKDFEAFKAIYEKCELNAYYDGRFGLRTALHHRDINEEFARWLIEQGLDVNVLDYYENTPLCAHATYGDDMVKVYYELGGDIDKASKYGTTALHNAADYHHVDTVKFLVDNGADVFAKDDMGRDALSYALMNCGGIYIIPMLDIAEILLNAGVSTTPEMQDSVRKMGEDFEFHRDSFKKENIEEIDSALQKIYKLFAVEPVARRVVHDGVSPIIPCEGTWKKKFNYLWDYLVPSSGPAKTVQGELIRIGGRIGDEFYRNGGINWDREYRKMADALPGYFTLGTALSDDELAELNTLISEIKAQGTPNSILDRICELAVTWVVKNPNPIALAEPSYKR is encoded by the coding sequence ATGGCAAAGAAGAAGAGGGTTTCCCTACCGGATAATTTTGAAGAGGTTCTTAAGACGAAGGATTTTGAAGCATTCAAAGCCATCTACGAAAAGTGTGAGCTTAATGCATATTACGATGGTCGCTTTGGTCTTAGAACGGCTCTTCACCACAGAGATATTAATGAGGAATTTGCAAGATGGCTGATTGAGCAAGGGCTTGATGTGAATGTTCTGGACTATTATGAAAATACCCCATTATGTGCACATGCGACATATGGAGATGACATGGTGAAAGTCTACTATGAGCTTGGAGGGGATATAGACAAAGCTAGTAAATACGGAACGACGGCACTTCACAACGCAGCAGATTATCATCATGTGGATACGGTAAAGTTCCTAGTTGATAATGGAGCGGATGTTTTTGCTAAGGATGATATGGGAAGGGACGCGCTTAGTTATGCTTTGATGAATTGTGGAGGAATCTATATCATTCCTATGCTTGATATTGCAGAGATTCTACTTAATGCTGGAGTTTCAACCACACCGGAAATGCAGGACAGTGTAAGAAAGATGGGTGAAGACTTTGAATTTCACAGAGATAGTTTCAAAAAAGAAAATATCGAAGAAATTGACAGTGCTCTTCAAAAAATATACAAGCTTTTTGCAGTAGAGCCTGTAGCAAGAAGGGTAGTACACGATGGAGTTTCACCAATAATTCCTTGCGAAGGAACGTGGAAAAAGAAGTTTAACTATCTTTGGGACTATCTTGTTCCGTCATCTGGACCAGCAAAGACCGTGCAGGGAGAGCTTATACGAATTGGTGGGCGTATAGGTGATGAGTTCTACAGAAATGGTGGAATCAACTGGGATAGGGAATATAGAAAGATGGCTGATGCACTTCCTGGATATTTTACTCTAGGAACAGCGCTTTCAGATGATGAACTTGCAGAGCTTAACACACTAATATCAGAAATCAAAGCTCAAGGAACTCCTAATTCTATATTAGACCGAATTTGCGAGCTTGCAGTTACATGGGTGGTTAAAAATCCGAATCCTATAGCACTAGCAGAGCCTAGCTACAAGAGATAA